One bacterium genomic window, ACGATTCCAGCCCCGACCCTCACCCTAGCCCGTAGGCGAGCCTCTCCCTGGAAGGGAGAGGGGGGCCCGTGCCTCGCGGGTTGCGATATGCGGGCGATAGTGGACGGTCGTCCCAGGCGCAGATACCCCCGATCGGACCGAAATTTACGAAAAATAACCCGTGGCGCACACGCGGTTTTTTTGTTAACCTATACTCCCGTAGATTAACCAAACCGGCGCGAAAAAACCGGTTCTGCAAGCTCCAAGCGAGGCGGGGGAACGGACGATGGAAGGGCTGTTCGATTTCGAGAGCATCAGCGCCAAGACCGACGATATCGAGGACGTGGATTTCTTCCCGGAGAAATACCGCATCGGGCGCACGAAGTACATCGTCATCACCGGAGGGGTGATGTCCGGGGTGGGAAAGGGGGTCTTCTCCGCGTCGCTGGGGCACCTCCTGAAGCACTACGGCTTCTCGGTGAGCCAGATCAAGATTGACGGCTACCTCAACTATGACGCGGGGACACTGAACCCCTACCGGCACGGCGAGGTCTTCGTCCTGGACGACGGCACCGAGTGCGACATGGACCTCGGCACCTACGAGCGCTTCCTCGACTGCGACCTCTGTGCTGACAACTACCTGACCTCGGGCAAGCTCTACTCTAAGGTGCTGGAGAAGGAGCGCAAGGGGGACTACCTGGGGCGCGACGTGCTGGTCATCCCCCACGTCACCGGGGAGATCAAGCACTTCATCCGCACGATGGCGAGCTCGCGGCCCTACGACATCGTGCTCATCGAAATCGGCGGCACCATCGGCGACATCGAGAACCTGCACTTCGTGGAAGCGGCGCGGGAGCTCTTCGTGGCCGAGGGGCGCGAGAACGTCATGTTCGCCCACGTCACCATGCTCCCCTACAACGAGGCCTCGGGGGAGCAGAAGTCCAAGCCGACCCAGCACTCGGTGAAAAAGCTCCTCGAGACCGGCATCCAGCCCGACATCGTGGTGGGTCGCAGCCCCAAGGGCGTCGCGCCGAAGGTGCGGCAGAAGATCGCCCTCTTCTGTAACGTGGCCCAGGAGAACGTCATCAGCTCGCCGGACCTGCCCAGCATCTACGCCCTGCCCTACGTGCTGGACCTCCAGCGGCTGGCCTGGCTGGTGACGGGGCGGCTCAAGCTCTCCATGCCGATTCCGACCAACGGTAAGACCGAGCCGCCGCTCCACTCCTACGTGGAGCACGTGCAGGCCGGGGACCTCCCCGTGGTCAAAATCGCCATCACCGGCAAGTACGCCACGCTGAAAGACTCCTACATCAGCATCGTCAACGCCCTGGAGCACTCGGGGGTGGCGCTGGGGGTCCGGGTGGAGCCGGTGTGGGTGGACACAACGGAGATAGCGCGGCCCGAGGACGTTGAACGGCTGCTGCCCGACGACACGGCCGGCGTCATCGTCCCCGGCGGCTTCGGCGCCCGGGGGGTGGAGGGCAAGATCCAGGTCATCCAGTACGCCCGGGAGCGGGGGCTGCCCTTCCTGGGCATCTGCTACGGCTTCCACTTCGCCGTGGTGGAGTTCGCGCGCCACGTCTGCGGCCTCGAGGACGCCCAGACCACCGAGGTCAACAGCCGCACGCCCCACCCGGTCATCCACCTCCTCCCCGAACAGAAGAAGAAATCCAGGCTCGGCGG contains:
- the pyrG gene encoding CTP synthase (glutamine hydrolyzing); the protein is MEGLFDFESISAKTDDIEDVDFFPEKYRIGRTKYIVITGGVMSGVGKGVFSASLGHLLKHYGFSVSQIKIDGYLNYDAGTLNPYRHGEVFVLDDGTECDMDLGTYERFLDCDLCADNYLTSGKLYSKVLEKERKGDYLGRDVLVIPHVTGEIKHFIRTMASSRPYDIVLIEIGGTIGDIENLHFVEAARELFVAEGRENVMFAHVTMLPYNEASGEQKSKPTQHSVKKLLETGIQPDIVVGRSPKGVAPKVRQKIALFCNVAQENVISSPDLPSIYALPYVLDLQRLAWLVTGRLKLSMPIPTNGKTEPPLHSYVEHVQAGDLPVVKIAITGKYATLKDSYISIVNALEHSGVALGVRVEPVWVDTTEIARPEDVERLLPDDTAGVIVPGGFGARGVEGKIQVIQYARERGLPFLGICYGFHFAVVEFARHVCGLEDAQTTEVNSRTPHPVIHLLPEQKKKSRLGGTMRLGGHKVRLDPKSAVAKLYGRTEVTERFRHRFEFNDDYREMFEKKGMRFVGTTPDGVIMQVLELPGHPYFVASQFHPEYTSRPLSPNPLFHGLVRAAALKKEPVTA